The following proteins are co-located in the Mauremys reevesii isolate NIE-2019 linkage group 23, ASM1616193v1, whole genome shotgun sequence genome:
- the SMAP2 gene encoding stromal membrane-associated protein 2 isoform X1, which yields MTGKSVRDVDRYQAVLASLLLEEENKYCADCQAKGPRWASWNIGVFVCIRCAGIHRNLGVHISRVKSVNLDQWTQEQIQCMQEMGNRKANRLYEAYLPETFRRPQTDQAVEGFIRDKYEKKKYMDRSLDINALRKEKDDKWKRNSESASEKKLEPIIFEKVKMPQKKDEMQPPRKSPPKSTEPVMDLLGLDAPVTSTIPNGRPSSSLEKDLDLFGSVESNSLSDSKKITGSMPTAGSAGSVPENLNLFPEPGSKVEETGKKQLSKDSILSLYGSQTPQMPAQGAVFMAPAQMAYPAAYAGFPGVAPPSSMIGGMMAPPVGMMAQPGAPGMVTPMPIPAGYVGGMQTPVIGVPNGMMAAQQAGYVAGMAAVPPPVYGVQPAQQLQWNIAQMTQQMAGMNFYGANGMMGYGQSMGGGSAQGTNQTLSSQMWK from the exons GGCCACGATGGGCATCCTGGAATATTGGCGTGTTCGTTTGTATTCGCTGTGCTGGGATCCACCGGAATCTAGGAGTTCACATATCCAGGGTGAAATCTGTCAATCTCGACCAGTGGACTCAAGAACAGATACAA TGTATGCAAGAGATGGGAAACAGAAAGGCAAATCGTCTCTATGAAGCCTACCTGCCAGAGACCTTCAGGCGGCCTCAGACAGACCA AGCCGTGGAGGGCTTTATCAGAGACAAATATGAAAAGAAGAAATACATGGATCGAAGTCTTGACATCAATGCACTTAGG aaagaaaaagatgacAAATGGAAAAGGAACAGTGAGTCAGCATCAGAGAAGAAACTGGAACCCATTATCTTTGAGAAAGTGAAAATG ccgcaaaaaaaagatgaaatgcagccaccaaGAAAAAGTCCCCCTAAATCTACTGAACCTGTAATGGACCTGCTAGGACTTG ATGCTCCTGTGACAAGCACTATCCCAAATGGCAGACCCAGCAGCAGTTTAGAGAAGGATCTAGATCTCTTTGGTTCTGTGGAATCTAACTCACTCTCTGACTCCAAGAAG ATCACTGGCTCTATGCCAACAGCTGGAAGCGCTGGGTCTGTGCCTGAAAACCTGAACCTGTTTCCTGAGCCAGGAAGTAAAGTGGAGGAAACGGGAAAGAAACAACTCTCTAAAGACTCCATTCTTTCCCTGTATGGTTCTCAGACACCCCAGATGCCTGCCCAAG GAGCAGTGTTCATGGCCCCAGCTCAGATGGCATACCCTGCAGCGTACGCTGGCTTTCCAGGTGTCGCCCCACCCAGCAGCATGATTGGTGGCATGATGGCCCCGCCAGTAGGAATGATGGCACAACCAGGAGCTCCAGGGATGgtgactcccatgcctatcccaGCTGGATACGTGGGTGGCATGCAGACGCCTGTCATTGGCGTCCCCAATGGAATGATGGCAGCGCAGCAGGCCGGGTACGTCGCTGGCATGGCCGCGGTACCACCGCCAGTGTATGGTGTGCAGCCAGCTCAGCAGCTTCAGTGGAACATTGCGCAG ATGACCCAGCAGATGGCTGGGATGAACTTTTATGGAGCTAATGGCATGATGGGATATGGACAGTCAATGGGCGGAGGAAGTGCCCAGGGAACCAATCAAACCCTCAGCTCTCAGATGTGGAAAtaa
- the SMAP2 gene encoding stromal membrane-associated protein 2 isoform X2: MQEMGNRKANRLYEAYLPETFRRPQTDQAVEGFIRDKYEKKKYMDRSLDINALRKEKDDKWKRNSESASEKKLEPIIFEKVKMPQKKDEMQPPRKSPPKSTEPVMDLLGLDAPVTSTIPNGRPSSSLEKDLDLFGSVESNSLSDSKKITGSMPTAGSAGSVPENLNLFPEPGSKVEETGKKQLSKDSILSLYGSQTPQMPAQGAVFMAPAQMAYPAAYAGFPGVAPPSSMIGGMMAPPVGMMAQPGAPGMVTPMPIPAGYVGGMQTPVIGVPNGMMAAQQAGYVAGMAAVPPPVYGVQPAQQLQWNIAQMTQQMAGMNFYGANGMMGYGQSMGGGSAQGTNQTLSSQMWK; encoded by the exons ATGCAAGAGATGGGAAACAGAAAGGCAAATCGTCTCTATGAAGCCTACCTGCCAGAGACCTTCAGGCGGCCTCAGACAGACCA AGCCGTGGAGGGCTTTATCAGAGACAAATATGAAAAGAAGAAATACATGGATCGAAGTCTTGACATCAATGCACTTAGG aaagaaaaagatgacAAATGGAAAAGGAACAGTGAGTCAGCATCAGAGAAGAAACTGGAACCCATTATCTTTGAGAAAGTGAAAATG ccgcaaaaaaaagatgaaatgcagccaccaaGAAAAAGTCCCCCTAAATCTACTGAACCTGTAATGGACCTGCTAGGACTTG ATGCTCCTGTGACAAGCACTATCCCAAATGGCAGACCCAGCAGCAGTTTAGAGAAGGATCTAGATCTCTTTGGTTCTGTGGAATCTAACTCACTCTCTGACTCCAAGAAG ATCACTGGCTCTATGCCAACAGCTGGAAGCGCTGGGTCTGTGCCTGAAAACCTGAACCTGTTTCCTGAGCCAGGAAGTAAAGTGGAGGAAACGGGAAAGAAACAACTCTCTAAAGACTCCATTCTTTCCCTGTATGGTTCTCAGACACCCCAGATGCCTGCCCAAG GAGCAGTGTTCATGGCCCCAGCTCAGATGGCATACCCTGCAGCGTACGCTGGCTTTCCAGGTGTCGCCCCACCCAGCAGCATGATTGGTGGCATGATGGCCCCGCCAGTAGGAATGATGGCACAACCAGGAGCTCCAGGGATGgtgactcccatgcctatcccaGCTGGATACGTGGGTGGCATGCAGACGCCTGTCATTGGCGTCCCCAATGGAATGATGGCAGCGCAGCAGGCCGGGTACGTCGCTGGCATGGCCGCGGTACCACCGCCAGTGTATGGTGTGCAGCCAGCTCAGCAGCTTCAGTGGAACATTGCGCAG ATGACCCAGCAGATGGCTGGGATGAACTTTTATGGAGCTAATGGCATGATGGGATATGGACAGTCAATGGGCGGAGGAAGTGCCCAGGGAACCAATCAAACCCTCAGCTCTCAGATGTGGAAAtaa